One Ignavibacterium sp. DNA segment encodes these proteins:
- a CDS encoding helix-turn-helix domain-containing protein, with translation MKEFFSVQEVAKLLDLSHSGVLYHIKSKKLKSFQVGKIYIIKREDFADFLKDQKKEKKTKKKPEEPQLF, from the coding sequence ATGAAAGAGTTCTTCAGCGTTCAGGAAGTAGCAAAACTTCTGGACTTGAGTCATTCGGGAGTTTTGTATCATATAAAAAGCAAGAAGTTAAAATCCTTTCAGGTTGGAAAGATTTATATTATTAAAAGAGAGGATTTTGCTGACTTTTTAAAAGATCAAAAAAAAGAAAAGAAAACTAAAAAGAAACCCGAAGAGCCGCAGTTGTTTTAA
- a CDS encoding DUF2779 domain-containing protein has protein sequence MSSHLLSKSSFIRGVQCEKHLYLYKYHYSKMDPVSEMQNAVFNRGTDVGKLAQQLFPDGIDASPKTIVEYHKAIAQTKELIQNKQKVIYEASFNFSNVLSIADIVINEGDSLEIFEVKSSVSISETYLQDAALQYWVISNSGYSIKDFSIVYINNKYVRNGELDLNVLFKTESVLNTILSMQDWVEEKVNRFKEVLRETSIPDIDIGEHCHIPYICSFFHYCRKHIPDNSVFDLSGLHLDKKYDLYRNGIIKLEDIPDDVKLPKSAQLQLDVYKSKKSIIDIDAIKDFLSGLNYPIYFMDFETFQPAVPMFDNSKPYMQIPFQYSVHYKKSKKSKPEHFDFLAEASTDPRIKFITNLLKVTKGKGDIITYNKTFEITRLKEIAETFPEFNDEIQDRISRIKDLMLPFQKKYYYSNDMKGSYSIKYVLPALIPELSYENLQINEGGLASIKFESLFKETDLMKIADIRTNLLEYCKLDTFAMVKLLEKLESF, from the coding sequence ATGAGTTCACATCTTCTCAGTAAATCTTCTTTTATACGCGGCGTTCAATGCGAAAAACATTTATATCTTTACAAATACCATTACAGCAAAATGGATCCGGTTTCTGAAATGCAGAATGCAGTATTTAACCGCGGGACAGATGTTGGGAAGCTGGCACAACAGCTTTTCCCTGATGGAATTGATGCTTCACCAAAAACTATAGTTGAATATCACAAAGCAATAGCACAAACTAAAGAGCTGATACAGAATAAACAAAAAGTAATCTATGAAGCTTCATTTAATTTTAGCAACGTCTTATCCATAGCTGATATAGTTATTAATGAAGGAGATTCTCTCGAAATATTTGAAGTTAAAAGTTCCGTTTCAATTTCAGAAACTTATCTGCAGGATGCGGCTCTGCAATACTGGGTAATTTCCAACAGCGGTTATAGCATAAAAGATTTTTCCATTGTTTATATAAATAATAAATATGTAAGGAATGGAGAGCTTGACTTAAATGTGCTTTTTAAGACTGAATCAGTTTTAAATACAATTTTATCAATGCAGGATTGGGTGGAAGAAAAAGTTAATCGCTTTAAGGAAGTATTGAGAGAAACATCAATCCCTGATATAGATATTGGAGAGCATTGTCATATACCCTATATCTGTTCATTCTTTCACTATTGCAGAAAGCATATTCCAGATAATTCAGTGTTCGATCTTTCCGGTTTGCATCTGGATAAAAAATATGATTTATACAGAAACGGAATAATAAAGCTTGAAGATATTCCCGACGATGTAAAACTACCCAAATCAGCCCAGCTACAGCTTGATGTTTATAAGAGCAAAAAAAGTATAATTGATATTGATGCTATTAAGGATTTCCTATCCGGACTTAACTATCCAATTTACTTTATGGATTTTGAAACATTTCAGCCTGCCGTTCCGATGTTTGATAATTCAAAACCGTATATGCAAATACCTTTTCAGTATTCTGTTCATTATAAGAAAAGTAAAAAAAGCAAACCTGAGCATTTTGATTTTTTAGCTGAGGCATCAACTGATCCGAGAATTAAATTCATTACTAATCTCTTAAAAGTAACCAAAGGCAAAGGAGATATAATTACTTATAATAAAACATTTGAGATTACCCGGTTAAAAGAAATCGCAGAAACTTTCCCTGAGTTTAATGATGAGATTCAAGATAGAATCAGCCGCATAAAAGATTTAATGCTGCCTTTCCAAAAAAAATATTATTATTCAAACGATATGAAAGGCTCGTATTCAATTAAATATGTTCTGCCCGCGCTAATACCGGAATTAAGCTATGAGAATTTACAAATTAATGAGGGCGGACTTGCATCAATTAAATTTGAAAGTTTATTCAAAGAAACTGATTTAATGAAGATTGCTGATATCCGGACAAATCTTCTTGAATATTGTAAACTGGATACTTTTGCTATGGTCAAGTTGTTAGAAAAGTTAGAGTCATTTTAA
- a CDS encoding prolyl oligopeptidase family serine peptidase — protein MKSRILERKIISPTAQQELMIESGWGKDVLTKTVVEKITYWSDGLKVKGYIAYPKDNLKKYPCIIWCRGGIGNSGAIDKFTARGMFGQIASWGFCVFSSQYRGNDGGEGHDDFGGDDLNDVLNLVSIADEIPQADTKIWGIEGWSRGGMMTYLTLTRTNIFKAAVVIGGIANLRCSGEESKFKKRLYEQTSKQFKENDFKSSCEKRSIINFPEKLPQTTPLLIIHGNNDEQVTPNDSIDLSYKLLELKIPYRLVMLEDGDHFLKSHRKEVDDMKRNWFEKYLKFE, from the coding sequence ATGAAAAGTAGAATTCTTGAAAGAAAAATAATTTCACCAACTGCTCAGCAGGAATTAATGATTGAGAGCGGCTGGGGTAAAGACGTCCTTACAAAAACTGTAGTCGAAAAAATCACTTATTGGTCAGACGGATTAAAAGTAAAAGGCTACATTGCTTATCCAAAAGATAACTTAAAAAAATATCCTTGTATTATCTGGTGCCGCGGGGGAATTGGCAATTCCGGAGCGATTGATAAATTTACTGCACGCGGTATGTTTGGACAAATAGCAAGCTGGGGCTTTTGTGTTTTTTCTTCTCAATACCGAGGTAATGACGGCGGAGAGGGGCATGATGATTTTGGCGGTGATGATTTGAATGATGTCCTTAATCTGGTATCTATTGCTGATGAAATTCCACAAGCTGATACTAAGATTTGGGGAATTGAAGGCTGGAGCCGCGGCGGAATGATGACTTATCTTACTTTAACAAGAACAAATATTTTCAAAGCTGCTGTTGTCATCGGAGGAATTGCAAATCTAAGGTGCAGTGGCGAAGAAAGTAAATTTAAGAAAAGGCTGTATGAGCAGACTTCAAAACAATTTAAGGAAAATGATTTTAAAAGCAGTTGTGAGAAAAGATCAATAATTAATTTTCCGGAGAAACTTCCGCAAACCACTCCATTGCTGATTATTCACGGTAATAACGATGAGCAGGTTACTCCAAATGATTCAATAGACCTCTCTTATAAGTTGTTGGAGCTTAAAATTCCTTATCGTTTGGTTATGCTTGAGGATGGAGATCACTTTTTAAAATCCCACAGAAAAGAAGTTGATGATATGAAGAGAAACTGGTTTGAGAAGTATTTAAAGTTTGAGTAA